The following coding sequences are from one Geothrix sp. window:
- a CDS encoding ABC transporter ATP-binding protein → MADLSNSKLWWWWPLMARHRRTLYWGLAATVWCSVAASVVPYWSGRAVNALERGDWHGSRVFLAWMLGFTAAAGIGRYLMRNTLIGLSREVEREQRESLYSFLLARPFAFYERQRVGDLMSRVGDDVGTVRMATGPGLMSFLQVLSILPVTLGLMFHTSWRLTLAVMFPFCFLALGFYIIGKWSHMVQQKLQLAFSALTTFSHETISGERVVQAFGLEEARVAQFGALSRRHAMLSMKQSVIFSAYAPLSALIGGMSALVLVAYGGSLVVKGVLSLGDLTAFTGFLVALAWPMMSLGWSANLFQRAKAGQERLDQLLHSPEASLPPAEVIALPEVPASLQLEAVTHRFETGRGLGPLDLTLAPGDSLAVVGGIGSGKTLLLQVLAGLREPQSGRMLVDGEPLSDRTLRRHWAGLGWVPQEAFLFSDTLRMNLAMGRPDATEDEIWEIARVVAMDELIRRLPDGLDTIVGERGVILSGGERQRTALARALLRRPRLLLLDDALSAVDAETESRILENLRGFLGTSTLVLATHRVFVAESCARVLVLEEGRMIQVGDPEALAAQPGLFARLKRLQSLERELVRGA, encoded by the coding sequence TTGGCGGATCTTTCGAACTCGAAGCTCTGGTGGTGGTGGCCCCTCATGGCGCGTCACCGGCGCACCCTCTACTGGGGCCTGGCGGCCACAGTCTGGTGCAGCGTGGCGGCTTCGGTGGTGCCCTACTGGTCCGGCCGGGCCGTCAATGCCCTGGAGCGCGGCGATTGGCATGGCTCCCGGGTCTTCCTGGCCTGGATGCTGGGCTTCACGGCCGCGGCGGGCATCGGCCGGTACCTCATGCGGAACACCCTCATCGGTCTCAGCCGCGAGGTGGAGCGGGAGCAGCGGGAATCCCTCTACAGCTTCCTCCTGGCCCGCCCCTTCGCCTTCTACGAGCGGCAGCGGGTGGGCGACCTCATGTCGCGGGTGGGCGACGACGTGGGCACGGTCCGCATGGCCACGGGCCCGGGCCTCATGAGCTTCCTCCAGGTGCTGTCCATCCTGCCGGTGACGCTGGGACTGATGTTCCACACCAGCTGGCGGCTCACCCTGGCCGTCATGTTCCCGTTCTGTTTCCTGGCCCTGGGCTTCTACATCATCGGGAAGTGGAGCCACATGGTGCAGCAGAAGCTGCAGCTGGCCTTCTCGGCCCTGACGACCTTCAGCCACGAGACCATCAGCGGCGAGCGGGTGGTGCAGGCCTTCGGGCTGGAAGAGGCCCGGGTGGCCCAGTTCGGAGCCCTCAGCCGCCGCCACGCCATGCTCAGCATGAAGCAATCGGTGATCTTCAGCGCCTATGCGCCCTTGTCGGCCCTCATCGGCGGGATGTCCGCCCTGGTGCTGGTGGCCTACGGGGGCAGCCTGGTGGTGAAGGGGGTGCTGAGCCTGGGCGACCTCACGGCCTTCACCGGCTTTCTGGTGGCGCTCGCCTGGCCCATGATGAGCCTGGGCTGGTCGGCGAACCTGTTCCAGCGGGCCAAGGCCGGGCAGGAGCGACTGGACCAGCTGCTGCACAGCCCGGAGGCTTCGCTGCCGCCGGCTGAAGTCATCGCCCTTCCAGAGGTTCCGGCTTCGCTGCAGCTCGAGGCGGTGACGCACCGCTTCGAGACCGGTCGCGGCCTCGGCCCCCTGGACCTCACCCTGGCCCCCGGCGACAGCCTGGCGGTGGTGGGTGGCATCGGCTCGGGCAAGACCCTACTGCTCCAGGTGCTGGCGGGCCTGCGGGAGCCCCAGTCGGGACGCATGCTGGTGGACGGGGAACCCCTGTCCGACCGGACCCTGCGCCGGCACTGGGCGGGGCTGGGCTGGGTGCCCCAGGAGGCCTTCCTGTTCTCGGACACCCTGCGCATGAACCTGGCCATGGGGCGGCCCGATGCCACGGAAGACGAGATCTGGGAGATTGCCCGGGTGGTGGCCATGGACGAACTGATCCGCCGGCTGCCCGACGGACTCGACACCATCGTGGGAGAGCGGGGCGTGATCCTCAGCGGCGGCGAGCGTCAGCGCACGGCGTTGGCCCGGGCCCTCCTCCGCCGCCCGCGCCTCCTGTTGCTGGACGATGCGCTGTCCGCGGTGGATGCCGAGACCGAAAGCCGCATCCTGGAGAACCTCCGGGGCTTCCTGGGCACCTCGACCCTGGTCCTCGCCACCCACCGCGTCTTCGTGGCCGAGAGCTGCGCCCGGGTGCTGGTGCTGGAGGAGGGCCGGATGATCCAGGTGGGCGATCCGGAGGCCCTGGCCGCCCAGCCCGGCCTGTTCGCCCGCCTCAAGCGGCTGCAGAGCCTTGAGCGGGAGCTGGTCCGCGGGGCTTAG
- a CDS encoding ABC transporter substrate-binding protein, with the protein MALCLILPLGLAPLPLAAQVVEESLARDPGPLDFIQGDSYEQWILQSLAGDALVGLGADGRVVPRLASSWKTLKDGAILFTLRKDARYPDGAGVSAEDVVWTIRELLRHPQASPTKRAILEGAEVGVDQGRPWIRSRKPAGRLLMELARVPIAQQGHPDRGSGPFAFRKEPGAWTFTRRDHFLKPRIDGIRFRLLPDAAAVMTALQKGWLHIGAPAMRRQTEVPPTHRLLTQPMHAQLVVWSRVGVGPLQLLERWRKDAFPPQLLGQNAHPSRGLWPETLGFEVQAIDSGTPAPRGPGTLRLHYSAGDESIERLLLALRERARMDGFDLQLLPIEQGLLADRLQKGDFQLACSMVVFDPHPWAVLEYLEPHGPMNFTGWKHPRLAEFTARLQQPGDIDWRNLQSLWARSPAALPLLDFRSVIWVDRNLQVEPSPMGLYLHTPGAAGWRWSQ; encoded by the coding sequence ATGGCCCTCTGTCTGATCCTCCCCCTGGGCCTGGCCCCACTCCCCCTGGCGGCCCAGGTGGTGGAGGAGTCCCTGGCCCGGGACCCCGGGCCCCTCGACTTCATCCAGGGGGACAGCTACGAGCAGTGGATCCTCCAGTCCCTCGCGGGGGACGCCCTGGTCGGTCTGGGGGCCGATGGCCGGGTGGTGCCCCGCCTCGCCTCAAGTTGGAAAACCCTGAAGGACGGGGCGATCCTCTTCACCCTCCGCAAGGATGCCCGCTACCCCGACGGAGCCGGCGTCAGCGCCGAGGACGTGGTCTGGACCATCCGGGAGCTGCTGCGCCATCCCCAGGCCAGCCCCACCAAGCGCGCAATCCTTGAGGGGGCGGAGGTGGGCGTGGACCAGGGCCGCCCCTGGATCCGCTCCCGGAAACCCGCAGGCCGCCTCCTCATGGAGCTGGCCCGCGTGCCCATCGCCCAGCAGGGGCACCCGGACCGCGGCTCCGGCCCCTTCGCCTTCCGCAAGGAACCCGGTGCCTGGACCTTCACGCGCCGGGACCATTTCCTGAAGCCCCGCATCGACGGCATCCGGTTCCGGCTGCTGCCCGATGCGGCCGCGGTGATGACCGCCCTCCAGAAGGGCTGGCTCCACATCGGCGCCCCCGCCATGCGGCGCCAGACCGAGGTCCCACCCACCCACCGCCTGCTGACGCAGCCCATGCACGCCCAGCTGGTGGTCTGGAGCCGCGTCGGGGTGGGGCCGCTCCAGCTGCTGGAGCGCTGGCGCAAGGATGCCTTCCCACCCCAGCTCCTGGGCCAGAATGCCCACCCCAGCCGCGGCCTCTGGCCCGAGACCCTCGGCTTCGAGGTCCAGGCCATCGACTCGGGAACGCCCGCACCCCGGGGGCCCGGTACCCTGCGGCTGCACTATTCGGCGGGGGATGAATCCATCGAGAGGCTCCTGCTCGCGCTCCGGGAGCGGGCCCGCATGGACGGTTTCGACCTGCAGCTGCTTCCCATCGAGCAGGGCCTCCTGGCCGATCGCCTCCAGAAGGGGGACTTCCAGCTCGCCTGTTCCATGGTGGTCTTCGATCCCCACCCCTGGGCGGTGCTGGAGTACCTGGAGCCCCATGGGCCCATGAACTTCACGGGCTGGAAGCACCCCCGGCTGGCGGAGTTCACCGCCCGCCTCCAGCAGCCCGGCGACATCGACTGGCGCAACCTCCAGTCCCTCTGGGCCAGGAGCCCCGCCGCCCTGCCCCTGCTGGATTTCCGGAGCGTGATCTGGGTGGACCGGAACCTCCAGGTGGAGCCCAGTCCCATGGGCCTCTACCTGCACACGCCGGGAGCCGCCGGCTGGCGCTGGAGCCAGTGA
- a CDS encoding peroxiredoxin: protein MARVDPPLRYPGPMSPLLGHPIPAFSLQDDQGAMVTAKDFQGRWTVLYAYPKDSTPGCTTEACDFRDNLARVQSLGAQVYGISRDSLKSHVNFITKQSLPFRLLSDPDLALLKPLGAFGKKMMYGKEMEGIIRSTFLIDPKGVIRHVWPKVSVKGHVQGVLDTLAKLKG, encoded by the coding sequence ATGGCGCGAGTTGACCCGCCACTGCGCTACCCTGGCCCCATGAGCCCCCTTCTCGGACATCCCATCCCAGCCTTCTCCCTGCAGGACGACCAGGGCGCCATGGTCACGGCCAAGGACTTCCAGGGCCGCTGGACGGTGCTCTACGCCTACCCCAAGGACAGCACCCCCGGCTGCACCACCGAAGCCTGCGACTTCCGCGACAACCTCGCCCGGGTGCAGTCCCTCGGCGCGCAGGTCTACGGCATCAGCCGCGACAGCCTGAAGAGCCACGTGAACTTCATCACCAAGCAGAGCCTGCCGTTCCGCCTGCTCTCGGATCCCGATCTGGCATTGCTGAAGCCCCTGGGCGCCTTCGGGAAGAAGATGATGTACGGCAAGGAGATGGAAGGCATCATCCGCAGCACCTTCCTCATCGATCCCAAGGGCGTCATCCGCCACGTCTGGCCCAAAGTCAGCGTGAAGGGCCACGTCCAGGGCGTACTCGATACCCTGGCGAAGCTGAAGGGCTGA
- a CDS encoding enoyl-ACP reductase FabI, producing MATKGGLLEGKRGLIIGVANKRSIAWGIAQKVTEAGAQLCLTYQNERLGDNVRELAAELKNPLLTMMDVGSDSQIVMAFDEIRKKWGKLDFVVHAVAYAPRQALEGRFVDTSREDFRVAHDISAYSLAAVSHAATPLMPEGGSIVTLSYLGSERVVPGYNVMGVAKAALEASVRYLAADLGPQGIRVNAISAGPIKTLAASAIPGIGSKLKQHRSHTPLQRDTDQLEVGDAGVFLVSDMGRGITGQVLYVDGGFSIMAG from the coding sequence ATGGCGACCAAGGGTGGACTGCTGGAAGGGAAGCGCGGCCTGATCATCGGGGTGGCCAACAAGCGTTCCATCGCCTGGGGCATCGCCCAGAAGGTGACCGAGGCCGGAGCCCAGCTCTGCCTGACCTACCAGAACGAGCGGCTGGGCGACAATGTCCGCGAGCTGGCCGCCGAGCTGAAGAACCCCCTGCTGACCATGATGGACGTGGGCAGCGACAGCCAGATCGTCATGGCCTTCGACGAGATCCGCAAGAAGTGGGGGAAGCTCGACTTCGTGGTGCATGCCGTGGCGTATGCCCCCCGGCAGGCCCTGGAAGGCCGCTTCGTGGATACCAGCCGCGAGGATTTCCGCGTGGCCCACGACATCAGCGCCTACTCCCTGGCCGCCGTCTCCCACGCCGCCACGCCCCTCATGCCCGAAGGCGGCTCCATCGTGACCCTCAGCTACCTGGGCTCCGAGCGGGTGGTGCCCGGCTACAACGTCATGGGCGTGGCCAAGGCCGCCCTCGAAGCCAGCGTGCGCTACCTCGCCGCCGACCTGGGCCCCCAGGGCATCCGCGTGAACGCCATCTCCGCGGGCCCCATCAAGACCCTGGCCGCCTCGGCCATCCCGGGCATCGGCTCAAAGCTCAAGCAGCACCGCTCCCACACGCCCCTGCAGCGGGATACCGATCAGCTGGAAGTGGGCGATGCCGGCGTGTTCCTGGTGAGCGACATGGGCCGCGGCATCACCGGGCAGGTGCTCTATGTCGACGGCGGCTTCAGCATCATGGCTGGGTGA
- a CDS encoding tetratricopeptide repeat protein: MIRIAPVVLLSVLQAQAPAFRADLEAGRYLKVLAEADQRLREHPNDASAWAAKSQALSSLLRFGEALAAAERAVSLKPDLADALLARGLARAGEAIKQRDLGALRSALGAMDDLRAATAADPTLVPAWTSLGLAYEMLPGLLGGSTRKALQCAERLRALAPARGDLLQALVLVEEGKWGEAEPWFGRALAKAPQDPEVVGQWLDALDRKPAKKALGEAGKNARLLLEAPRLLPGVHTRARGVVAVSDAYLHAGQPEAAWKVIQDHLGQVDAPSLLRLQLGKVAAASGLHRTEGLATLDQVLREPLEGGSSGYPGAWWRRGQILQGLGRKDEARRSAQEALKLDPRHRGARELLEQMQTSG, from the coding sequence GTGATCCGCATCGCCCCTGTCGTCCTCCTTTCGGTTCTCCAGGCCCAGGCGCCGGCCTTCCGCGCCGACCTGGAGGCGGGCCGCTACCTCAAGGTGCTGGCCGAGGCCGACCAGCGGCTGCGCGAGCACCCCAACGATGCCTCCGCCTGGGCGGCGAAGTCCCAGGCCCTCTCCAGCCTGCTTCGCTTTGGGGAGGCCCTCGCGGCGGCGGAACGCGCGGTGTCCCTGAAGCCCGATCTCGCGGATGCCCTCCTGGCCCGGGGCCTGGCGCGGGCGGGGGAGGCCATCAAGCAGCGCGATCTCGGTGCCCTCCGCAGCGCCCTCGGCGCCATGGACGACCTGCGCGCCGCCACGGCGGCCGATCCCACCCTGGTTCCGGCCTGGACCAGCCTGGGCCTGGCCTACGAGATGCTGCCCGGACTGCTTGGCGGGTCCACCCGCAAGGCCCTGCAGTGCGCCGAGCGGCTCCGCGCCCTCGCCCCCGCCCGGGGCGACCTGCTGCAGGCCCTCGTCCTTGTGGAGGAGGGCAAGTGGGGCGAGGCCGAGCCCTGGTTCGGCCGCGCCCTCGCCAAGGCGCCCCAGGACCCCGAAGTGGTGGGCCAGTGGCTGGATGCCCTCGACCGCAAACCCGCCAAGAAGGCCCTGGGCGAGGCCGGAAAGAACGCCCGCCTGCTGCTCGAGGCCCCACGCCTGCTGCCCGGCGTGCACACCCGCGCCCGCGGGGTGGTGGCCGTCAGCGATGCCTACCTCCATGCGGGTCAGCCCGAGGCGGCCTGGAAGGTCATCCAGGACCATCTTGGCCAGGTCGATGCGCCCAGCCTGCTGCGCCTGCAGCTCGGCAAGGTGGCCGCCGCCAGCGGCCTGCACAGGACAGAAGGCCTCGCCACCCTCGACCAGGTGCTCCGGGAACCCCTCGAGGGTGGCTCCTCTGGCTACCCCGGCGCTTGGTGGCGGAGGGGCCAGATCCTCCAGGGCCTCGGCCGCAAAGACGAGGCCCGGCGCTCAGCCCAGGAAGCCCTCAAGCTGGATCCGAGGCATCGGGGGGCGAGGGAACTGCTGGAACAGATGCAAACAAGCGGCTAA
- a CDS encoding ABC transporter permease — MAQLLNLLVSEVRKLRRSAALRLLWVFPVLFILVDVLLSGLPLLLTRQLTAEAQQGLNAIPIKSLADTWSGYFHPLLVALLPPLLFRSEHRFSLWKHLHVQPVSRRAIFATKALILGLCFGLVLSAILALLWVESRLIGYLNPLVHSAFPWTALIRVLAWSYLGSLPLLALYLWLSDRIDNAAVPIMFAMVGLLLTISLGGKELYPMWRRDFIPWVLPYTCAQQAIDIPGARQEMHTAQKPFYNEQKLSVPKVTIVGKYRIEIQDPDDLLGIPPPTSKWALGTFSLGCTLVLLTLGLVEAGRDRA, encoded by the coding sequence ATGGCCCAGCTCTTGAACCTGCTTGTCTCAGAGGTCCGCAAACTGAGGCGTTCAGCCGCATTGCGGCTTCTGTGGGTCTTTCCGGTCCTGTTCATCCTGGTGGATGTCCTCCTATCCGGGTTGCCGCTGCTGCTGACACGGCAGCTGACTGCAGAGGCGCAACAGGGGTTGAACGCCATACCCATCAAGTCGTTGGCCGATACCTGGTCCGGCTATTTCCATCCCCTGCTCGTGGCGTTGCTGCCCCCTCTGCTGTTCCGTTCTGAGCACCGTTTCAGCCTCTGGAAGCACCTGCATGTCCAGCCGGTCTCCCGGCGGGCGATTTTCGCCACCAAGGCCCTGATTCTCGGACTCTGCTTCGGGCTGGTGCTCAGTGCGATCCTGGCTTTGCTCTGGGTGGAATCCAGGCTGATCGGCTACCTGAATCCCCTGGTTCACAGCGCCTTCCCGTGGACAGCCCTCATCCGGGTTCTGGCCTGGTCCTACCTGGGGAGTCTGCCGTTGCTGGCACTCTACCTCTGGCTGTCGGACCGGATCGACAATGCCGCCGTTCCCATCATGTTTGCGATGGTGGGTTTGTTGCTCACCATCTCCCTGGGAGGGAAGGAACTCTACCCCATGTGGCGCAGGGACTTCATTCCTTGGGTGCTGCCCTATACCTGTGCCCAGCAGGCCATCGACATCCCGGGCGCGCGCCAGGAGATGCACACTGCCCAGAAGCCGTTCTACAACGAACAGAAATTGAGTGTCCCAAAGGTCACCATTGTGGGGAAATACCGCATCGAGATACAGGACCCCGATGATCTTCTCGGGATCCCGCCGCCCACGTCTAAATGGGCGCTCGGTACATTCAGCCTGGGTTGCACTCTGGTCCTGTTGACCCTGGGGCTGGTCGAGGCCGGACGCGACCGCGCTTAG
- a CDS encoding ABC transporter permease has translation MTSLASLFHAERIKWKRNWATVAAILCPASLVGFLFLIFWNSEIQASKLGPGFQVWYQVVYSAWNLIFMPITVALVCLLSWEQEEAAGAWKHLLLQPVPRRFHYLAKCMSHAALMLMAQLVLFLLVLLTSLLISKYLLYLDMGPPKRLLFTGLGVTSFLASLPLLGLHTWLSTRIRGVGSNLTLALVGSLLTVLLASLGMSMRWSPWALSGAGVRVAFGAEAGAVGLLASACGLAILLVLLGAFDFSRREEQR, from the coding sequence ATGACCTCACTGGCTTCTCTGTTTCACGCTGAACGGATCAAATGGAAAAGAAACTGGGCCACGGTGGCGGCGATTCTCTGTCCTGCCAGCCTGGTCGGATTCCTCTTCCTCATTTTCTGGAACTCGGAGATCCAGGCCAGCAAGCTCGGTCCGGGTTTCCAGGTCTGGTACCAGGTTGTCTATTCCGCCTGGAACCTGATCTTCATGCCCATCACGGTGGCCCTGGTCTGTCTCCTCTCCTGGGAGCAGGAGGAGGCAGCCGGTGCCTGGAAGCACCTGCTGCTGCAGCCGGTTCCCAGGCGGTTCCACTACCTGGCCAAATGCATGAGCCATGCGGCCTTGATGCTGATGGCCCAGCTTGTGCTCTTCCTGCTGGTCCTTTTGACCAGCTTGCTGATTTCCAAATACCTTCTGTACCTGGATATGGGACCACCCAAACGCCTGCTCTTCACAGGGCTGGGCGTGACCTCCTTCCTCGCCTCACTCCCTCTGCTTGGGCTGCACACTTGGTTGTCGACCCGGATCCGCGGTGTAGGATCGAACCTGACCCTGGCCTTGGTGGGCAGCCTCCTCACGGTCCTGCTCGCGAGCCTCGGCATGTCCATGAGGTGGTCTCCCTGGGCCTTGTCGGGTGCGGGCGTCCGGGTGGCCTTCGGGGCGGAGGCGGGCGCCGTCGGGCTGCTCGCCTCAGCGTGCGGACTGGCGATTCTTCTGGTGCTCCTGGGCGCCTTCGATTTCTCCCGCCGTGAAGAACAACGATGA
- a CDS encoding ABC transporter ATP-binding protein, which translates to MTLAIRSDGLSKQFGKLPAVEGLDLRVPEGTITAFLGPNGAGKTTTIRLLLGLLKPTSGTCEVLGHQPGQVEALRQLGAMVESPSLYGHLTGYENVEITRLMRGGARPETDRVLEVVGLTRDAHRVVQQYSLGMRQRLAMALALFGNPRLLVLDEPTNGLDPAGIQEIRELIRQVPRQTGATVFLSSHILAEVEQIASNLVVIHRGLLRYQGPTADLGGQGAAWQQIRVDQAGRAMDLLRGGGLEVSFEDPYVLVQSSDEGVPALAALLVSSGVALYELKPRTVSLETRFLALLEGA; encoded by the coding sequence ATGACCCTGGCGATCCGATCCGATGGGCTCAGCAAGCAGTTCGGGAAACTTCCGGCCGTCGAAGGGTTAGACCTGAGGGTTCCCGAGGGGACCATCACGGCGTTCCTGGGCCCCAATGGCGCGGGCAAGACCACCACCATCCGCCTGCTCCTGGGGTTGCTCAAGCCCACCAGTGGGACCTGCGAGGTGCTTGGCCATCAACCGGGCCAGGTGGAGGCGCTTCGCCAGCTGGGCGCCATGGTCGAATCTCCTTCGTTATATGGACATCTGACGGGGTACGAGAATGTCGAAATCACCCGGCTCATGCGCGGGGGGGCACGCCCCGAGACGGATCGCGTGCTGGAGGTCGTCGGGCTGACCCGGGACGCCCACCGGGTGGTCCAGCAGTATTCCCTTGGCATGCGCCAGCGGTTGGCCATGGCTCTGGCGCTGTTCGGCAACCCGCGCCTGCTGGTGCTGGACGAACCCACCAACGGGCTGGACCCGGCGGGCATCCAGGAGATCCGGGAGCTCATCCGCCAGGTCCCCAGGCAGACAGGCGCCACCGTCTTCCTGTCGAGCCACATCCTGGCGGAAGTCGAACAGATTGCCTCAAATCTGGTCGTGATCCACCGTGGGCTTCTGCGTTACCAGGGCCCCACGGCCGACCTGGGAGGTCAGGGTGCGGCTTGGCAGCAGATCCGGGTGGACCAGGCCGGACGGGCCATGGATCTGCTGAGGGGAGGTGGACTGGAGGTGAGCTTCGAGGATCCGTATGTGCTCGTCCAATCTTCCGACGAGGGTGTGCCCGCCCTGGCGGCCCTGCTTGTGAGTTCTGGAGTGGCCCTGTACGAATTGAAGCCCCGCACGGTGAGTCTGGAGACGCGGTTCCTGGCCCTGCTGGAGGGCGCATGA
- a CDS encoding prepilin-type N-terminal cleavage/methylation domain-containing protein has product MKNQKGFTLIELLLVLAIIGIISAIAIPALLSQRSRARDKSCIQNMTGRVGDLVGQFDKEKEAGNPFATIVTNLGTYIANTGGADKNPWDPATAAFHTAVGTGAATTQAAAVAEIEGKCATKGLVEFVVAPPGAGTPGFVEGGVLCDNVQANATTAGGKIVGKVTAIE; this is encoded by the coding sequence ATGAAGAACCAGAAGGGCTTCACGCTCATCGAGCTGCTGCTCGTGCTTGCCATCATCGGCATCATCAGCGCCATCGCCATCCCGGCCCTGCTCAGCCAGCGTTCCCGCGCCCGCGACAAGTCCTGTATCCAGAACATGACCGGCCGCGTGGGTGATCTGGTGGGCCAGTTCGACAAGGAGAAGGAAGCCGGCAACCCCTTCGCCACCATCGTGACCAACCTCGGAACCTACATTGCCAACACTGGCGGTGCCGACAAGAATCCCTGGGATCCCGCCACTGCCGCGTTCCATACCGCCGTGGGCACAGGCGCTGCCACCACTCAGGCTGCCGCCGTCGCTGAGATCGAGGGTAAATGCGCCACTAAGGGACTTGTTGAGTTTGTGGTGGCCCCTCCGGGCGCCGGCACCCCTGGTTTCGTTGAGGGCGGTGTGCTCTGCGACAACGTCCAGGCCAATGCCACCACCGCCGGCGGCAAGATCGTAGGCAAGGTCACGGCCATCGAGTAG
- a CDS encoding type II secretion system protein: MKRQAGFTLIELLLVLAIIGIISAIAIPALLGQKERANQKSTEATAQAVVSEVTSAAKLMNGATTAGVLAYVRGLPNFTYPRCKNAYTPTVTAMNAAGAAAANGEVGMVAGVQADINGVNVNVITVSYQHSASGGSIALANVPVE, translated from the coding sequence ATGAAGCGCCAAGCCGGTTTCACCCTCATCGAGCTGCTGCTCGTCCTCGCCATCATCGGCATCATCTCCGCCATTGCCATCCCCGCCCTGCTGGGCCAGAAGGAACGGGCGAACCAGAAGTCCACGGAAGCCACCGCCCAGGCCGTGGTCTCCGAAGTGACCTCCGCCGCCAAGCTCATGAATGGCGCCACCACTGCCGGGGTCCTGGCCTATGTGCGGGGGCTCCCCAATTTTACCTATCCCCGCTGCAAGAACGCCTACACCCCCACCGTGACGGCCATGAACGCCGCCGGTGCCGCCGCGGCCAATGGCGAAGTGGGCATGGTGGCCGGCGTTCAGGCCGACATCAACGGTGTGAATGTCAATGTCATCACCGTCAGCTACCAGCACAGTGCCTCCGGGGGTTCCATCGCCCTGGCAAACGTTCCGGTCGAATAG
- a CDS encoding prepilin-type N-terminal cleavage/methylation domain-containing protein — protein sequence MKKRSGFTLIEMLVVVAIIGIISAIVIPFLAGHRESARQKSTEAVAAAVAVECAAAAKAMSGAANAATVMAYVRALPNFQHPRCKNAYNPTITALTAAGAAVNDGEVGMVATQQNDTNGLPINVIAVSYKHLSTAVPLNLANVPVE from the coding sequence ATGAAGAAACGATCCGGCTTTACACTGATCGAGATGCTCGTGGTGGTCGCCATCATCGGTATCATCTCGGCGATTGTCATTCCGTTCCTGGCGGGACACCGCGAAAGTGCGCGCCAGAAGTCCACTGAAGCCGTGGCCGCGGCCGTCGCAGTCGAGTGTGCCGCCGCGGCCAAGGCCATGTCCGGCGCAGCCAACGCCGCGACCGTCATGGCCTATGTGCGAGCCCTGCCAAACTTCCAGCACCCCCGGTGCAAGAACGCCTACAACCCCACCATCACGGCCCTGACCGCCGCAGGAGCCGCTGTCAATGACGGCGAAGTGGGCATGGTGGCCACCCAGCAGAACGACACCAACGGCCTTCCGATCAACGTCATCGCGGTGAGCTACAAGCATCTCAGTACGGCGGTTCCCCTCAATCTGGCAAACGTCCCCGTCGAGTAG
- a CDS encoding prepilin-type N-terminal cleavage/methylation domain-containing protein → MRQTTKGFSFVEVLLVVVIIGILSAIAIPGLIGQKKNAELVGDAQQNAKSLQMMLETRKADTGLYGAAGAVTVWNNDGTVTGTNLAPLFAPKGSTQMTYTLTVDGTGLAYDLTINDNRPGRSNAKIFQTNQTGQQIYP, encoded by the coding sequence ATGCGACAGACAACGAAGGGCTTCAGTTTCGTGGAAGTGCTGCTGGTGGTGGTCATCATCGGTATTTTGAGTGCCATCGCCATCCCGGGCCTCATCGGCCAGAAGAAGAATGCCGAGCTGGTGGGCGACGCCCAGCAGAATGCCAAGTCCCTGCAGATGATGCTGGAAACCCGGAAGGCCGACACGGGCCTCTACGGAGCCGCCGGTGCGGTCACCGTCTGGAACAACGATGGCACGGTCACCGGGACCAACCTTGCGCCTCTCTTTGCCCCCAAGGGCTCAACCCAGATGACCTATACCCTGACCGTGGACGGCACGGGGTTGGCCTACGACCTGACCATCAACGACAACCGGCCGGGGAGAAGCAACGCCAAGATCTTCCAGACCAACCAGACGGGACAGCAGATCTATCCCTGA